Part of the Dethiosulfovibrio russensis genome is shown below.
TCTCTATCTACCTTGAGGGCTTTGCCGAGAGCCCATCCCAAGGCCAAGGTGCATCCTATGCTTACCGCCGTTATGCCCAGTGACTCGGAGCCGACCTTGAGGACGATTCCTATCTGAAGGCCGAAGCCCAGAAGCACCACCGAACCCTGAAGCAGATATTTTCCCGCTCTGGACGTGTAGTCCCTGGCGGGGTTCCCCACTGTAAGCCCCATCAGCGCCCCTATGCACAGCCCTATCGCCGGTGAAGAGGTTGCCGCGCTCAGTATGAAGGCCAGGACCAGCCAGGGAAAGGGGCCTCTCGTTATGTTTCCCATTTTCGCATCTCTCCGTTTCGTCTACGTCTTTACCCCTAAAAACCGGCGTTCAACCTCTCTCGGAGAACCGGCGTTTTTAGCGGCCCCCGTATATTACATTCGGAGGATCGTTGCATCCAACTCATGTATATGATATGTTTCATCAATTATGTCGATCGATAGGGACATCACCATAAGACAGATAGAGATATTCGCCGAGGTAGCCAGATCGGGCAATTTGACCTACGCCGCGGGAAGGCTGGGGCTATCCCAGTCCGCGGCCAGCATGGCTCTGAAGGAGCTGGAGAGGCTTCTGGATGGGCCGCTTTTCGGAAGGATCGGACGGGGCTTGGTTTTGAACGACAGAGGCAGACTCCTGCTTCCTCTGGCGGAGGACGTCCTGAGCGCTGTCCGGGATTTTACCTCTGTGGGGCGCTCCGGAGACGAGCCGTCCGGCGAGCTCACGGTGGCCTGTAGCACCACCATAGCAAACTATCTTTTTCCATTTCATATGAAGGCCTTCATGGATGTATATCCCAGGATCTCCTTGATCCTGAAGGTCGGTAACACCATGGAGATAGAGGAGGAGATATCGAAGGGCTGTGCCGATATAGGTCTGGTGGAGGGGGAACTTAGAGGAGAGCGTCTGAGATCCGAGGACTGGATAAAGGACGATCTGGCGATATTCTGTTCTCCTCAGGACCCTCTGGCCAGGGAGAGCCTTGTCTCTCCGATTCGGCTGTCGGAAGAGTGCTGGATTTTGAGGGAGGACGGTTCCGGCACCTTGAGCACCATAATGGCGGAGCTGGACCGGGAGGGGGTGTCATTGTCCCGAACGGTCAGGATAGGCCATACCGAGGCCATAAAGAGGGCAGTCGAGGCCGGTATGGGCATAAGCTGTCTCTCTCGGTTCGCGGTGGAGAGGGAGGTGGCCCGGGGAGATCTGTCACTGGTGGACACGTCTTTGGCTCCGAGCAGATGGTTCCGGATTATCACCCACCGTAGAAACGGAGGAGGCCCCGCCTTTTCCGCCATGACGGGGTGGCTGAGGGACCATAGGTTCTCGGTCGGGCTCTGATTCTACAAGAATAACAAATAAGAATAGAAAGCTTTTCTTTTTGTTGGGGCTCCCCTATAATTTGGGTCGGGCCTCCTTCGTTGGAGGTTATCGACTTTATGAAAAGGGGTAGTGGTATGAAAAACAAAACTCTGGTTCTCATGGCTCTCTGCATAGCGATAAACATGGGGTTGGGGCAGATCGCATCCAGCCTGAAGCTTCCCATCTTTCTGGACTCGATAGGGACCATATTGGCGGCCCTTCTCATGGGGCCCTGGGTAGGTATGGCTACCGGTCTTTTCACCAACCTAATATGGGGGCTCCTCACCGGCCCCATCGCGGCGGCCTTCGCCCCCGTAGCCATGGTGATAGGCCTGGTGGCCGGATTCACGGCTCGCAGGGGGATGTTCAGGTCCCTGCCCATGGTCGTAGTCTCCGGCGTCGTGATGACGATCTTCGTCACGATCGTGGCCACCCCTATAAGGACCTATCTGTTCGGAGGGGTTACAGGTTCCGGAGCGGATTTCTTCGTGGCCTATATGAACGCCGTAGGACAGAATCTGCTGAAGTCCGTCGCGATCACCGTTATAGGGAGCAACCTGGTGGACAAGGTGGTCAGCTGTCTCATTGGTTGGATGTTGGTGAGACGCCTTCCCGAACGGATACGCTCCCTCTTTCCTCTTGCGGACGAGGCGGTCTGATCTCCCTTGGCGTTCTTTCTATTTTGGTCTTTGTGGGTCGGAAGCTCCATGGCGCTTCCGGCCTTTCCATTTGTGGCTGTCATGGCCTGCCTATCGTCCTGTTCCTTGCTCTTATGGCCCAGGGCCAGGCACCGTCTGATATCACTGGTCTACCTTATGGTACCTCTAGCCCTTGGCTTCTGGCTTATACACGGCGGATTTTTCGCCAGACTCGTAGGGTCGGAAGCCGTCGGATCCAGGCCTCTATGGGCGATGGGGCTGTGGCTTCGTATCCTGTCGGTGGTGTCCGTATCACAGCTTCTTCTGGAGTCTTTTCCTCCTAGAAGGATCGTGAAGGCCCTTTTGAACGGGCCTGCTCCTGATGGGATCGCCTATCTGATGGCGAGTCCTCTGCTGCTGGCCGAACAGATCAAGGTCAGAATAGGGGAGATTCGAGAGGCTCAGCTCGCAAGGGGCGTCAGGGTAAAGGGGTCAATGAGGGAACGGTTCTCGTCTCTGTCCGCTCTGGTGTTTCCCCTGGTGTTGGGTTTGTTGAACGATCTTCCGGTAAGAAGCGCCGCATTGGACATGAAGGGATTCGGTCTTTTTTCCGGAAGTTCCAAGAAAAAAAACGAAGAAGAATTCTTGAAATCATCGGAGGATAGTTTGACGGAAGACCCCCCCGTTTTGTCCGTGGACCGACTGGTCCTGCGCTCTTCCAAAAATGGAGAACCCGTATTGGAGGTTCCTGAGCTTACGCTATTTCCGGGAGAATGGCTCTTGGTGGAGGGGGGCAACGGAAGCGGCAAGTCCAGCCTGGCCGCCGCTCTCTCCGGGGCGGTCCCGGAACATAGAGGGGGGTACCTGGAGGGGACTGTCTCAGTAACGGGTAAGGATATCCGTCCTTTAGGATGTCTCCGTCTGTCCGACAAGGTCCAATGGGTGCAACAGATACCGGGGCTTTCAATGTCGGGATGTTGCTACTCCGTCTGGGACGAGATCTCTTTCGGACCGGGGAATCTGTCGATTTCCCCCGAAAAGATCGAGCTCAGGGTGGAGAGAGCTATGGATTTGCTCGGCATATCCCATCTTAGGGATAGAAATCCGATCGAGCTGTCCGGCGGAGAGGCCCAGAAAACGGCCTTGGCCTCCTCTGTGGCCATGTCTCCCAGGCTGTTGATACTGGACGAGGCCTTTTCCAGGATAGCCTCCGCCGACGTGCCTGTGATAGCCGCAGGACTCAAGGAATGGTCCAGGGAAAGTGGATGTTCCGTGGTGCTTCTGGAGCGGGACGGAGAGCCCTTTAAGGAGTTTTGCGATCAGAAAGGCTTTCTGGAGGGCGGATCTCTGGTTTTAGACGCAGGGGATCACGTCCGTCCTCGTCTCGACGGGGCGGTCCAGGGAGGCGTCTCCGGAGGAAGATCTCTGCTTGAGTTCCGGGATCTCGGCTTTTCCTGGCGGCCCGAAGAACCCTCCGTTTTCGATTCTATAGGCGGGGTGGTTCGAGAGGGGGAGAGGATCGCCTTGGTAGGTCCCAACGGGGCGGGGAAGTCGACTTTGATGAGACTCTGCTCCGGATTGATCTCCCCCGATTCGGGATCTATCGAGCTGGACGGTCTGGACGTGGGATCCATGGACCCCGAGCTCAGGGCCTCCCGGGTCGGTTTTCTTTTCCAGGACGCGGAGAGGCAGATCTTTCACTCTACCGTGGCGGAAGAGGTCCTGTTTTCTCTGAGGAAGGAGGATCTGTCCAGATCGGAAAAAGAGGCTCGCCTCGAGAGGGCTCTGGCCGATACCGGTCTCTCCGGTATGGAGAAGAAACATCCTCTTGACCTAAACTCGGCGGAACGACGGATGGTGGCAGTGGCGTCCCTGGCCGTAAAGGACCTCGATATGTTGTTGCTGGACGAGCCCACCAGGGACTTCGACAGCCAATGGATGATTATTTTCGAGAACT
Proteins encoded:
- a CDS encoding LysR substrate-binding domain-containing protein — its product is MSIDRDITIRQIEIFAEVARSGNLTYAAGRLGLSQSAASMALKELERLLDGPLFGRIGRGLVLNDRGRLLLPLAEDVLSAVRDFTSVGRSGDEPSGELTVACSTTIANYLFPFHMKAFMDVYPRISLILKVGNTMEIEEEISKGCADIGLVEGELRGERLRSEDWIKDDLAIFCSPQDPLARESLVSPIRLSEECWILREDGSGTLSTIMAELDREGVSLSRTVRIGHTEAIKRAVEAGMGISCLSRFAVEREVARGDLSLVDTSLAPSRWFRIITHRRNGGGPAFSAMTGWLRDHRFSVGL
- a CDS encoding ECF transporter S component, giving the protein MKNKTLVLMALCIAINMGLGQIASSLKLPIFLDSIGTILAALLMGPWVGMATGLFTNLIWGLLTGPIAAAFAPVAMVIGLVAGFTARRGMFRSLPMVVVSGVVMTIFVTIVATPIRTYLFGGVTGSGADFFVAYMNAVGQNLLKSVAITVIGSNLVDKVVSCLIGWMLVRRLPERIRSLFPLADEAV
- a CDS encoding ATP-binding cassette domain-containing protein; translated protein: MAFFLFWSLWVGSSMALPAFPFVAVMACLSSCSLLLWPRARHRLISLVYLMVPLALGFWLIHGGFFARLVGSEAVGSRPLWAMGLWLRILSVVSVSQLLLESFPPRRIVKALLNGPAPDGIAYLMASPLLLAEQIKVRIGEIREAQLARGVRVKGSMRERFSSLSALVFPLVLGLLNDLPVRSAALDMKGFGLFSGSSKKKNEEEFLKSSEDSLTEDPPVLSVDRLVLRSSKNGEPVLEVPELTLFPGEWLLVEGGNGSGKSSLAAALSGAVPEHRGGYLEGTVSVTGKDIRPLGCLRLSDKVQWVQQIPGLSMSGCCYSVWDEISFGPGNLSISPEKIELRVERAMDLLGISHLRDRNPIELSGGEAQKTALASSVAMSPRLLILDEAFSRIASADVPVIAAGLKEWSRESGCSVVLLERDGEPFKEFCDQKGFLEGGSLVLDAGDHVRPRLDGAVQGGVSGGRSLLEFRDLGFSWRPEEPSVFDSIGGVVREGERIALVGPNGAGKSTLMRLCSGLISPDSGSIELDGLDVGSMDPELRASRVGFLFQDAERQIFHSTVAEEVLFSLRKEDLSRSEKEARLERALADTGLSGMEKKHPLDLNSAERRMVAVASLAVKDLDMLLLDEPTRDFDSQWMIIFENWLERQRGAVLAVSHDPDFVSRFFPTVWILKNGILTSRRIEMS